From Paenibacillus sp. V4I7, one genomic window encodes:
- a CDS encoding response regulator, producing the protein MTTELRMCVIDDIKTVVQGISNQINWETHGIRIVGTASNGEKGIELIRETEPHIVLTDIRMPKINGLEMTKQVLEMFPRTKIVFLSGYTEFEYAQQAVQLGAFDYIVKPYTPQKIIEVVLKAKKSIEEEMGETQRYHEMERKLRESLPYLRQEYFQLLLQFRTTPEQAARRWDFLNIGLERERFVVMLTEIDQFAEQTATLPVQEVELIRFTVQNILEESLRRFTKGFVFRDNTNRFVIIFNPPDTLSVEAISEQCRENVEKYSRYTISLGLGEEVKAIHQISYSYSQALAALSYSFYTGGNTVYSYRNVSPVHQTAPRYSPEKEKELFYCLRSGNLHKANAIVDELFEETITVSVPPAPEAVKGFCDELAFLINRVFSEKLTLEEMKQIERHFLYIKNLSSYKLKELQGNIKELCRLGCELIQKRHVEDTNQVVEQVIEHIRQNVASNMTVNDYAKLVYLSGSYFANLFKKVTGMTVVQFVTTERMEQAKIMLVEGKQVQEIAQALGYEDRPHFSELFKKHTGMTPSEFKQLYSAKGAGS; encoded by the coding sequence ATGACGACAGAACTTAGGATGTGCGTAATTGATGATATCAAGACCGTTGTGCAAGGGATCTCGAACCAAATAAATTGGGAGACTCATGGCATTCGCATTGTAGGAACAGCTAGCAACGGTGAGAAAGGGATTGAACTCATCCGCGAAACGGAGCCCCACATCGTACTGACCGATATTCGGATGCCGAAAATAAACGGTTTGGAGATGACCAAGCAGGTATTGGAAATGTTTCCACGTACGAAAATTGTTTTTTTAAGCGGCTATACCGAATTTGAGTATGCGCAGCAGGCTGTTCAGCTTGGTGCATTCGATTATATTGTCAAACCGTATACGCCGCAAAAAATTATAGAAGTAGTCTTAAAAGCAAAAAAGTCGATTGAAGAGGAAATGGGGGAAACGCAGCGCTATCATGAGATGGAAAGAAAGCTGCGGGAAAGCTTGCCGTATTTAAGGCAGGAATATTTTCAACTACTGCTGCAATTCCGAACGACCCCCGAACAAGCGGCCAGACGGTGGGATTTCTTGAACATCGGATTGGAACGGGAGCGCTTTGTTGTAATGCTTACGGAAATCGATCAATTCGCTGAACAAACCGCGACTCTGCCTGTGCAAGAGGTAGAGCTGATACGGTTTACCGTGCAAAACATTTTGGAAGAAAGTTTAAGGCGATTCACCAAAGGATTTGTGTTCCGTGACAACACGAATCGGTTTGTAATCATATTCAATCCGCCGGATACCCTTAGCGTGGAAGCCATTTCGGAGCAGTGCCGTGAAAATGTTGAAAAGTATTCCAGATATACCATATCCCTAGGTCTTGGGGAAGAAGTAAAGGCGATACATCAAATTTCGTACTCTTACTCGCAGGCGCTTGCTGCCCTTTCTTATAGTTTTTATACGGGCGGCAACACGGTGTACAGTTATCGAAATGTGAGTCCGGTCCACCAGACAGCACCGCGCTACTCTCCAGAAAAAGAAAAAGAACTTTTTTATTGCCTGCGGTCTGGAAACTTGCATAAAGCAAATGCCATTGTGGATGAGCTATTCGAGGAAACAATTACTGTATCCGTGCCTCCAGCTCCCGAGGCGGTTAAGGGGTTCTGTGATGAGCTGGCTTTTCTGATCAATCGAGTTTTCTCGGAGAAACTGACTCTTGAAGAAATGAAACAGATCGAACGTCATTTTTTGTACATCAAAAATCTTTCATCCTATAAGTTGAAGGAGCTCCAAGGAAACATCAAGGAACTGTGCAGGTTGGGTTGTGAGTTGATTCAGAAACGTCATGTGGAAGATACGAACCAGGTCGTGGAACAAGTTATTGAGCACATTCGTCAAAATGTAGCCTCTAATATGACGGTTAATGATTATGCCAAGCTGGTTTATTTGAGCGGCAGTTATTTTGCCAATTTGTTCAAGAAGGTAACGGGTATGACCGTTGTACAGTTTGTGACAACAGAGCGGATGGAGCAGGCCAAGATTATGCTGGTTGAAGGAAAACAAGTTCAAGAAATCGCCCAAGCACTCGGATACGAAGACAGGCCGCATTTCAGTGAACTGTTTAAAAAACATACAGGCATGACACCATCTGAATTCAAACAGCTGTACAGCGCTAAAGGAGCGGGATCATAA
- a CDS encoding sensor histidine kinase produces MKKWYYRLSLRRRLWISFLILTVLSIALTGMMSYWIAFRSTEQEAFISSQNTLNKSARVLDEKLRHIIVTTSTMMLSDSFKLAMDDVYSNRSGSYYTRLSSMQTPLGQMKLIEPSIQSVLIYTPVGELYATTDLRNSQTRFKETIFSRYLDSPERVIWVEDHVDQLFSGNQRVISLIMKPITEVNVQDVYVVVNVKEDAIHKVVTDDLFDRADNYFLISRSGEAVLPLSIQTSSFQRDPAFMKLLQGQDRGFFKYNMGGDPYLVNYSRLTMVDNWTMVSTQTQSDLLRQVNRIKTTTLWIMLCCVILAFVLSNVISSLLLKPLHKLQGLMKRVEQNNLDVRFTSKYEDEVTQVGLKFNRMLEEISSLIEDVKEAEYEKRKMEVKALQAQIDPHFLYNTLNTIIWKSEASQNQDVTEMITSLSLLFQLGLNGGNEMTTLAKEIDHVRQYLNLQQKCYEGLFDYTIELEDDSLLEKPILKIILQPLVENSILHGFQEMEGMGIIRISITCLNDSLRLRVEDNGAGMDVQTVKADMRIEQSFKKSYALRNVYGRLRLHYGNEADIDLNSEPNISTSVTLTIPLAGEGYNDDDRT; encoded by the coding sequence TTGAAAAAATGGTATTACCGGCTTTCGCTCCGCCGCCGGTTGTGGATTTCGTTTCTGATTCTGACTGTTTTATCCATAGCGCTAACGGGTATGATGTCCTATTGGATTGCCTTTCGATCGACGGAGCAGGAGGCGTTTATTTCCAGTCAGAATACGCTGAACAAATCCGCGCGCGTGCTGGATGAAAAGCTTCGGCACATCATTGTGACAACCTCAACCATGATGCTCAGTGATTCGTTCAAGTTGGCTATGGATGACGTGTACTCGAATCGTTCGGGATCCTATTATACAAGGCTGTCTTCCATGCAAACGCCTCTTGGGCAAATGAAACTGATCGAGCCTTCTATCCAATCCGTCTTGATCTATACACCTGTAGGTGAACTGTATGCTACAACCGATCTTCGTAATAGCCAGACACGATTCAAGGAGACGATTTTTTCGCGATATCTGGATAGCCCCGAGCGTGTTATATGGGTGGAAGATCACGTGGATCAGCTTTTTTCAGGAAATCAGAGAGTCATTTCCTTGATTATGAAGCCGATCACAGAAGTTAATGTGCAAGATGTTTATGTTGTAGTCAATGTTAAGGAAGATGCGATTCACAAAGTCGTCACCGACGACTTATTCGATCGTGCCGATAACTATTTTCTTATATCGAGGAGCGGTGAAGCCGTGCTGCCGCTTAGTATCCAGACATCTTCATTTCAAAGAGACCCAGCTTTCATGAAGCTGCTGCAGGGACAAGACCGAGGATTTTTTAAATACAACATGGGGGGGGACCCTTATTTAGTTAATTATTCAAGGCTAACCATGGTGGACAATTGGACGATGGTCAGCACTCAGACACAGTCGGATTTGCTTCGTCAGGTGAACCGCATCAAAACGACCACATTATGGATCATGTTGTGCTGCGTTATATTGGCGTTCGTCTTGTCCAATGTCATTTCGAGCTTATTACTGAAGCCTTTGCACAAACTGCAGGGGCTGATGAAGAGGGTTGAGCAAAATAACCTTGATGTACGGTTTACCAGCAAATACGAGGATGAGGTTACACAGGTCGGATTAAAGTTTAACCGTATGCTGGAAGAAATCTCTTCGCTCATTGAGGACGTCAAGGAAGCAGAGTATGAGAAACGTAAAATGGAGGTCAAAGCGCTGCAGGCGCAGATCGATCCGCATTTTTTGTATAACACATTAAATACGATCATATGGAAGTCGGAAGCGTCTCAAAACCAAGATGTCACGGAGATGATCACCTCGCTGTCGCTACTGTTCCAGCTAGGTCTTAACGGTGGAAACGAGATGACGACACTGGCCAAGGAAATTGATCATGTTAGGCAGTATTTAAATCTTCAGCAAAAATGCTATGAAGGTCTGTTTGATTACACGATTGAGCTTGAGGATGATTCGCTGCTGGAGAAACCGATATTGAAAATTATCTTGCAGCCCTTGGTGGAAAACTCCATTCTGCACGGCTTTCAAGAAATGGAGGGAATGGGAATAATCCGAATTTCCATTACATGTCTGAACGATAGTCTGCGGTTACGTGTTGAGGATAATGGTGCTGGCATGGACGTTCAAACCGTCAAGGCTGACATGCGGATTGAACAATCCTTCAAAAAAAGCTATGCCCTCCGTAACGTTTATGGACGATTGCGGCTGCATTACGGTAATGAAGCGGATATCGACTTGAACAGCGAACCGAATATATCTACCTCGGTCACACTAACAATACCACTAGCAGGTGAGGGATATAACGATGACGACAGAACTTAG
- a CDS encoding ABC transporter substrate-binding protein: MKKKMVLSTLIGVTMVASLAACGGQTDQPKSTATATSTSAATGGAKTKLSYWTVDRHDADYMKDVIKKFNETNKDNIEVEMTVLADNYNQSVDIAFASNQAPDILRTNDFLGFVKKGYLQPINDMMTDEMKKRYDKLLVEELNTVDGNIYSLPHTGQYWRLIYNVDLFQKAGIKEPPKTVKELVEDAKKITEAGKDIGAFGFAENFKNPGSAFGRIANPIGSLSGTSVVDGYNYKTGQFDFSVYKPITEALRQMKQDGSMLPGVESLDIDPLRAQFAAGKIGMYFNHSGEPGVYQNQFPTKVNWSAALPPTIDGSQQGTVSVIAGNYIGISKNTKNKDKAWKFLEYIYNLNFQKEYHEKGFGISIVPDVNAAAKKPSIPGIEGFLPSKFDALYAPTPVSVTEAKVEGNKLGNAVLKYMMEGGDVDKMLNDLTARYNSGLEKARAAGDTKTKANPNFDPNKLQGSLAK, translated from the coding sequence ATGAAGAAAAAAATGGTGCTAAGCACACTGATTGGCGTTACGATGGTCGCTTCACTTGCGGCTTGCGGTGGACAAACGGATCAGCCGAAGAGTACAGCTACGGCTACTTCCACTTCCGCTGCAACAGGAGGAGCGAAGACGAAGCTGTCTTACTGGACTGTTGACCGTCATGATGCCGATTACATGAAAGATGTAATCAAAAAATTTAACGAAACGAATAAGGATAACATTGAAGTAGAAATGACGGTACTTGCCGATAATTATAATCAGTCGGTCGATATCGCCTTTGCGAGCAACCAAGCGCCCGATATCTTACGGACAAACGATTTTCTTGGCTTTGTGAAGAAAGGTTATTTGCAACCGATTAACGACATGATGACCGACGAGATGAAGAAGCGGTATGATAAATTGCTAGTGGAAGAACTGAATACGGTGGATGGTAACATTTATTCGCTGCCGCATACAGGGCAATATTGGAGATTGATTTATAACGTCGATCTCTTCCAAAAAGCCGGAATCAAAGAACCTCCAAAAACGGTAAAAGAATTAGTAGAGGATGCCAAGAAAATTACAGAAGCCGGCAAAGATATCGGAGCATTTGGCTTCGCTGAAAACTTTAAAAATCCCGGCTCCGCCTTTGGCAGGATTGCCAATCCGATCGGATCGCTCAGTGGAACTTCCGTGGTGGATGGCTACAATTATAAAACAGGCCAGTTCGATTTCTCGGTGTATAAGCCTATCACCGAGGCGCTTCGCCAGATGAAGCAGGACGGCAGCATGCTGCCGGGCGTTGAATCTCTTGACATCGATCCACTGCGTGCGCAGTTCGCCGCTGGGAAAATCGGCATGTATTTTAACCACTCCGGCGAGCCGGGTGTGTACCAAAATCAATTCCCGACTAAGGTTAACTGGAGCGCGGCATTGCCCCCTACCATTGATGGCAGTCAACAGGGAACTGTATCCGTCATTGCCGGCAACTACATTGGCATCAGCAAAAACACGAAAAATAAAGATAAAGCTTGGAAGTTCTTGGAGTATATCTATAATCTGAATTTCCAGAAGGAATACCATGAGAAAGGGTTTGGAATCTCGATTGTGCCAGATGTTAACGCCGCCGCGAAAAAACCATCCATTCCGGGGATCGAAGGCTTCTTGCCAAGCAAATTCGACGCGCTGTACGCTCCAACTCCTGTTTCCGTAACGGAGGCAAAGGTGGAAGGAAATAAGTTGGGTAACGCTGTCCTCAAATATATGATGGAAGGCGGAGATGTAGACAAAATGCTGAATGACTTGACAGCACGCTACAACTCGGGCCTGGAGAAAGCAAGAGCTGCTGGCGATACGAAGACGAAAGCGAATCCGAACTTCGATCCAAATAAACTGCAAGGCAGTCTTGCAAAGTAA
- a CDS encoding carbohydrate ABC transporter permease: MHTSTKSGVIRSGHFTGKTLKWIFLLAIAFFTLFPIVMAILGSFKTNAELTTGATLLPSVWKFSNYATAWKQANFARFTWNSLFISTIVTIGTLLIASMSAYAVDRTRFPGKRLYVILQASTMFISIGAVVLRPQFDLMVKLGLNKSLWGVIIILISAHATVYFMLIGFFKAIPKDLDEAAYIDGCNFYTVYWRIILPLLSPALGVTALFTFRGAWNEYILPLVFTMTNPKLQTLTVGLANLRYGIGAAAESHLMMAGACLSFLPILVVYVLANKSFIQVTAGSVKG, from the coding sequence ATGCATACAAGTACGAAATCAGGCGTTATCCGAAGCGGACATTTCACCGGAAAAACCTTGAAATGGATATTTTTGCTGGCCATAGCCTTCTTTACGCTATTTCCAATCGTTATGGCGATTTTGGGTTCATTTAAAACGAATGCAGAGTTGACAACGGGAGCAACCTTGTTGCCCTCTGTCTGGAAGTTCTCCAATTATGCAACGGCTTGGAAGCAGGCGAATTTTGCCCGGTTTACGTGGAACAGTCTCTTTATCAGCACAATTGTGACGATCGGTACGCTGCTCATCGCCTCTATGTCCGCTTATGCTGTCGATCGGACGAGATTTCCTGGCAAACGATTGTACGTAATCCTGCAAGCCAGTACGATGTTCATTTCTATTGGTGCAGTAGTATTGAGGCCGCAGTTCGATCTCATGGTCAAACTTGGCCTGAATAAATCGCTCTGGGGTGTCATCATCATCTTGATTAGCGCGCATGCCACGGTTTACTTTATGCTGATCGGCTTTTTTAAGGCGATTCCCAAAGATCTGGACGAGGCCGCATACATCGATGGATGCAATTTCTATACGGTTTACTGGCGAATTATTCTTCCGCTGCTGAGTCCCGCTCTTGGTGTTACTGCCTTGTTCACGTTCCGTGGCGCTTGGAACGAATACATCTTGCCCTTGGTGTTCACTATGACGAATCCGAAACTGCAAACGCTGACGGTGGGTCTGGCCAATTTACGTTACGGGATCGGCGCAGCTGCGGAGTCGCACCTTATGATGGCGGGTGCGTGTCTTTCCTTCCTACCGATCCTTGTTGTGTACGTTTTGGCGAATAAGTCATTCATACAGGTGACGGCAGGAAGTGTAAAAGGATAA
- a CDS encoding carbohydrate ABC transporter permease: MRKRLSLFNSYVFIFPSLFLTLALGIYPIVWALRYMFYDYQGFGQKKFIGLDNFSRLLRDQEFWHSVYNTFIYASGKIIIVLPISLLLAVILNRGLKGKVFLRAIYFMPTIISTSVMSIVFFTIFNSYNGLLNQFLIKYGVISKAVDWLGPNYAMLTVIITAIWGAIGNYMLLFIAGLQGIPDDLYESASIDGANAAQKFWSITIPMLGPVLQMIVMLAIITALKGYESIMVLTEGGPFGKTDVMYLYVYKLFFPVSASTATVQQIGYGSAAGFVTALIVGLITIVYFYMSKRLNRD; encoded by the coding sequence ATGCGAAAAAGGCTTTCTCTTTTCAATTCCTATGTATTCATTTTTCCTAGTCTATTTTTGACTTTGGCGCTAGGGATCTATCCGATTGTATGGGCGCTTCGCTATATGTTTTATGATTATCAGGGGTTCGGCCAAAAAAAATTTATTGGACTCGATAATTTTTCGAGATTACTGCGCGATCAGGAATTTTGGCACTCTGTGTATAACACGTTCATTTATGCGAGCGGAAAAATTATCATTGTCCTGCCGATTTCACTTTTACTTGCCGTCATTTTAAATCGGGGGCTGAAAGGCAAAGTGTTTCTGCGTGCTATCTATTTTATGCCGACCATTATTAGTACATCGGTAATGTCGATCGTGTTTTTCACCATTTTTAATTCGTATAATGGATTGCTCAATCAATTTTTGATCAAGTACGGGGTGATCTCCAAAGCGGTTGATTGGCTGGGACCGAATTACGCTATGCTGACGGTGATTATTACGGCTATCTGGGGTGCGATCGGCAACTATATGCTGCTTTTTATCGCTGGGCTGCAAGGTATTCCCGATGATCTGTATGAGAGCGCATCGATCGATGGAGCGAATGCGGCGCAAAAATTTTGGAGCATTACGATTCCAATGCTGGGTCCTGTTCTGCAAATGATCGTCATGTTGGCCATTATCACTGCGCTGAAAGGTTATGAAAGCATTATGGTCCTGACCGAGGGTGGACCGTTCGGCAAAACAGATGTCATGTACCTTTACGTGTATAAATTGTTTTTCCCGGTATCCGCTTCTACTGCGACTGTCCAACAAATCGGCTACGGCAGCGCAGCGGGGTTTGTAACGGCTTTGATTGTCGGGCTGATTACGATTGTTTATTTCTATATGTCCAAACGGCTTAATCGGGATTAA
- a CDS encoding alpha-mannosidase yields MFWTVEKLQARLNELESYRYRDERRIDKFRIKRDEDGAIGAYPSEEGEWTDIRIGDRWNGRDVYYWLAADVMIPAEWEGRKVLGRFCLGQTGGGTNSGFESLLFLNGEPYQGVDSNHEEVFMPEAVIGQTAQLRFRLWSGLGGYESHRVMESRMELASVCWLDEACDDMYYTAKALLETVRILDENRPERHQLLSMLDQAFLILDWSRPGSEGFYNSVEKAREQLRQTLSSMSKLHSVVVQCIGHTHIDVAWLWQLKHTREKAARSFSTVLRLMEQYPEYIFLQTQPQLYEYIKSDYPQIYERIKERIKEGRWEAGGAMWLEADCNLASGESLVRQLLYGTRFFREEFGVECKYLWLPDVFGYSWALPQILRKSGIESFMTTKISWNQYNRMPHDTFKWRGIDGTEVLTHFITTPDPGSSEGAFYYTYNGKVTPSSVQGIWESYRDKTLNTNLLLAYGFGDGGGGVNREMLEMRRRLDDIPGIPHVKTGRADEYFNELQMSVSNTNSYVHTWDGELYLELHRGTYTSQAYNKRMNRKLELLYRETEWVQAMSCILNATGHAAVAETSLALHEGWKIILRNQFHDIIPGSSIREVYEDSKAEYEEALTIGQKVWDQSALLLTAGREKGSEVTVFNGSPWERTDLVCMAEEQTEEAGVGWFDASDRPLEAQLVGGNWWVNVEKISPMGFAVIHRKERVDQHVQAIAENKFIKLDHGFITPFYEIEWNDLGQIVRLYDRIERREILAAGETGNRFEVFEDKPKGRHEAWDIDIFYTEKKQEVDILTRVEVTDSGPLAVVVRFEWSYMDSTVVQDMVLYAYSRRIDFQTHVNWNEQRKLLKVAFPLRIRATEATYDIQFGNVKRPTHWNTSWDYARFETVGHQWADLSERGYGVSLLNDCKYGYDVKDHVMRLTLIKSAMVPDPTADQGEHEFTYSLFPHASDWYDGGTVQSAWSLNNPLSFVPGKPAEDSFSLFRLSSKHVMIDAVKKAEDHDTIILRIHEFAGISGQTQISSDARVKSWQECDLLERPLGDRQYESLIDVQLNPYEIRTFIIQLLK; encoded by the coding sequence ATGTTTTGGACCGTGGAGAAATTACAAGCACGTTTAAATGAGTTGGAGTCGTACCGCTATCGTGATGAACGGCGCATAGATAAGTTTCGAATCAAACGGGATGAGGATGGCGCAATTGGAGCGTATCCGTCGGAAGAAGGCGAGTGGACGGATATACGTATAGGTGACCGATGGAATGGCCGCGATGTATACTACTGGCTGGCTGCAGATGTGATGATTCCCGCTGAGTGGGAAGGAAGAAAAGTACTTGGCCGGTTCTGCCTCGGACAAACTGGAGGTGGAACGAACAGCGGATTCGAATCGCTGCTATTTCTGAACGGAGAGCCGTATCAAGGAGTAGACTCGAATCATGAGGAAGTTTTTATGCCTGAAGCTGTGATCGGTCAAACCGCTCAGCTACGCTTCCGCTTGTGGTCAGGGCTAGGGGGATATGAGAGCCACCGCGTGATGGAAAGCAGAATGGAGTTAGCTTCTGTGTGCTGGCTGGATGAAGCATGCGACGATATGTATTATACAGCCAAAGCACTGCTGGAAACGGTCCGTATACTAGACGAAAATCGTCCGGAGCGGCATCAACTGCTTTCTATGCTGGATCAGGCTTTCTTAATACTCGACTGGTCGAGGCCTGGGAGTGAAGGCTTTTACAACTCCGTTGAAAAGGCACGTGAACAACTCCGGCAGACATTGTCGTCGATGTCCAAGCTTCACTCGGTTGTGGTACAGTGTATCGGACATACGCATATAGATGTGGCTTGGTTGTGGCAGCTGAAGCATACGAGGGAAAAGGCAGCGAGATCGTTTTCAACCGTACTGCGTTTGATGGAGCAGTATCCGGAGTATATCTTTTTGCAAACGCAGCCGCAGCTTTATGAATATATCAAGTCTGATTATCCGCAAATTTACGAGCGTATCAAGGAACGCATCAAGGAAGGTCGCTGGGAAGCCGGTGGAGCGATGTGGCTGGAGGCGGATTGCAATTTGGCCTCTGGGGAATCTCTGGTGCGGCAGCTGTTGTATGGAACCCGATTTTTTCGTGAGGAATTCGGTGTGGAATGCAAGTATTTATGGCTGCCTGATGTGTTTGGCTACAGCTGGGCGCTGCCGCAAATTTTACGCAAATCTGGCATCGAATCGTTTATGACAACCAAAATCAGCTGGAACCAATATAACCGGATGCCTCATGACACTTTTAAATGGCGGGGCATTGACGGGACGGAAGTACTGACCCATTTTATTACGACGCCGGATCCCGGATCGAGCGAAGGGGCCTTTTATTATACGTACAACGGGAAAGTGACGCCCTCATCGGTACAGGGGATTTGGGAAAGCTACCGCGATAAGACACTCAATACGAATTTGCTGCTTGCATATGGGTTCGGCGACGGCGGCGGAGGTGTCAATCGTGAAATGCTAGAGATGCGACGCAGGCTGGATGATATTCCAGGCATTCCTCATGTGAAGACGGGGCGTGCTGACGAGTATTTTAACGAATTGCAGATGAGCGTCAGCAACACCAATTCATATGTGCACACGTGGGACGGTGAATTGTATTTGGAGCTTCACCGCGGTACTTATACGAGTCAGGCTTACAACAAGCGGATGAATCGCAAGCTGGAGCTGCTGTATCGAGAAACCGAATGGGTGCAGGCCATGAGTTGTATATTGAATGCTACTGGTCATGCGGCGGTGGCCGAAACTTCCCTAGCCCTGCACGAAGGCTGGAAAATTATTTTGCGCAACCAATTCCACGACATTATCCCTGGATCGTCGATTCGCGAGGTGTATGAGGACAGCAAAGCCGAATACGAAGAGGCGTTAACTATAGGTCAAAAGGTGTGGGATCAGTCAGCTTTGCTTTTGACAGCGGGTAGGGAAAAGGGAAGCGAAGTGACGGTGTTTAACGGTTCTCCGTGGGAGAGAACAGATCTTGTTTGCATGGCCGAAGAACAAACGGAGGAAGCCGGAGTAGGGTGGTTTGATGCTTCGGATCGGCCACTGGAGGCTCAGCTTGTAGGTGGAAACTGGTGGGTAAACGTAGAGAAAATCTCTCCGATGGGATTCGCTGTCATCCATCGTAAGGAGCGGGTCGATCAGCATGTACAGGCTATAGCAGAGAATAAATTCATAAAGTTGGATCATGGATTTATAACGCCTTTTTATGAAATAGAATGGAATGACTTGGGTCAGATTGTCCGTCTTTACGATCGAATTGAGCGCCGGGAAATACTCGCCGCAGGCGAAACAGGGAATCGTTTCGAAGTGTTCGAAGATAAGCCGAAAGGCCGGCACGAAGCGTGGGACATTGACATCTTTTACACGGAGAAAAAGCAGGAAGTTGATATTCTGACCCGGGTCGAAGTGACGGACAGTGGTCCTTTGGCTGTGGTAGTCCGTTTCGAGTGGTCCTATATGGATTCAACCGTGGTGCAGGATATGGTGCTCTATGCGTACAGTCGCAGAATCGATTTCCAGACCCACGTTAATTGGAATGAACAGCGCAAACTGCTGAAAGTAGCCTTTCCGCTGCGAATCCGGGCAACGGAGGCGACTTACGATATTCAATTTGGCAACGTGAAGCGTCCGACCCATTGGAATACAAGCTGGGACTATGCCAGGTTTGAGACGGTTGGCCATCAGTGGGCTGATTTGTCCGAACGCGGATATGGCGTCAGTCTCTTGAACGATTGTAAATACGGTTATGATGTAAAAGACCATGTGATGCGTCTTACCCTGATCAAGTCCGCTATGGTTCCAGACCCGACGGCCGATCAAGGAGAGCATGAATTTACGTATTCGCTCTTCCCGCATGCTAGCGACTGGTATGACGGAGGAACGGTGCAGTCCGCTTGGTCGCTGAACAATCCACTATCATTTGTGCCCGGCAAGCCTGCCGAAGACTCATTCAGCTTGTTCCGTCTATCCAGCAAGCATGTTATGATTGATGCGGTAAAAAAAGCGGAGGATCATGACACGATTATTTTACGCATTCACGAGTTTGCCGGCATTAGCGGCCAAACGCAAATTTCGAGTGATGCGCGGGTCAAGTCCTGGCAGGAATGCGACCTGCTCGAAAGGCCTCTTGGTGATAGGCAGTACGAATCGTTGATTGATGTTCAGCTGAATCCATACGAAATCAGAACGTTTATCATTCAGCTGTTGAAATAG
- a CDS encoding YheC/YheD family protein: MRLVANKWSKFSVLLGHAGVAKHIPNMRRFSALNLQAMLRQYVFVVAKPIIGTGGSSVVKITKTGKGYLLHHCGTKRTFRTWTELFSALNQIRNNRPFMLQQGIDLATIDGRPLDYRVKLKKAGRSWVIRAVVGRLARPGLFVTNICRGGTLLKGAHALRRTFPASLVKSKIDTMCGVARTCTMLLESRYPGIGMLGYDFGIDKHGNVWILEVNTKPH; the protein is encoded by the coding sequence ATGCGTTTGGTTGCTAATAAATGGTCGAAGTTCTCCGTTTTGTTGGGGCATGCCGGCGTTGCCAAGCATATTCCGAACATGCGCCGCTTCAGCGCTTTGAACCTGCAGGCCATGCTGAGACAATATGTTTTTGTTGTGGCAAAGCCGATCATTGGAACCGGGGGAAGCAGTGTAGTCAAAATAACAAAAACGGGTAAAGGGTATTTGCTGCACCACTGCGGGACGAAAAGAACATTTCGCACTTGGACTGAGTTATTTTCAGCGTTAAACCAAATTCGTAATAACCGCCCGTTCATGCTGCAGCAGGGCATTGACTTAGCTACAATTGATGGAAGGCCTCTAGATTATCGCGTCAAACTGAAAAAAGCAGGCCGGTCTTGGGTCATCCGAGCTGTTGTCGGCCGATTGGCTCGCCCAGGGCTGTTCGTCACAAACATCTGCCGTGGCGGCACTTTACTTAAAGGTGCTCATGCGCTGCGGCGGACTTTCCCTGCTTCGCTAGTCAAATCCAAAATTGACACGATGTGCGGAGTGGCCCGAACATGCACGATGCTGCTTGAATCCCGCTATCCAGGCATTGGTATGCTCGGTTACGATTTTGGCATCGACAAGCATGGAAACGTATGGATTTTAGAAGTGAATACAAAACCTCATTAG
- a CDS encoding type VI secretion system tube protein Hcp translates to MRRLRNSIVFFTMCLFVLAFGVVPAAAESSDFDVYLKLDGISGESVTKGYEKWIQLQYVSLEFENSSTLNSSSTTGSGAGKAVREAIAINKTFDLSSIPMFMDMVMGKTIEKGQIVFVKTGEQRLPIVTIDLEKISVSTYNLNHLDEYIELNYGAINFKYTAVGPDGKTTNTNTGGWDFMKNVKK, encoded by the coding sequence TTGAGAAGGTTAAGAAATTCAATAGTCTTCTTCACCATGTGCTTGTTTGTTCTTGCTTTCGGTGTTGTCCCCGCGGCTGCGGAAAGTAGTGATTTCGATGTTTATCTGAAATTAGACGGAATTTCGGGTGAATCTGTTACGAAAGGATATGAAAAGTGGATCCAGCTTCAATATGTTTCATTGGAATTCGAAAATAGTTCTACATTAAACAGCAGTTCAACTACCGGATCTGGTGCAGGAAAAGCGGTTCGGGAAGCGATTGCTATTAATAAAACTTTTGACCTTTCATCTATTCCGATGTTTATGGATATGGTCATGGGAAAAACCATTGAGAAAGGCCAAATTGTATTCGTTAAGACGGGCGAACAAAGGTTACCGATCGTAACCATCGATTTAGAAAAGATTAGCGTTAGTACATATAACTTAAATCATTTAGATGAATACATTGAGTTGAATTATGGAGCGATTAACTTTAAATACACAGCCGTAGGACCAGATGGGAAGACTACGAATACCAATACGGGCGGCTGGGATTTTATGAAAAATGTGAAAAAATAA